In Bacillota bacterium, one DNA window encodes the following:
- a CDS encoding pilus assembly protein, which yields MRRQNGRCGRAGRARQRGAVSAWFVLALPALLLLLALVADVGRFFVLRALAQNAADLGALAGVQELDLARLAEGERWLLTSQAEAAAYAVADANARAALPGEPYVIETLAVNAAAGAPRRHPWSGRWLADPTVSVRVTLNARSFFLGGRRLPLRVQGDASVIERPGFWED from the coding sequence GTGAGGCGGCAGAACGGCCGGTGCGGGCGGGCGGGGCGCGCCCGGCAGCGGGGAGCGGTCAGCGCCTGGTTCGTGCTGGCGCTCCCCGCCCTGCTCCTCCTCCTGGCGCTGGTGGCGGATGTGGGGCGCTTCTTCGTGCTCCGCGCGCTGGCCCAGAACGCGGCCGACCTGGGCGCGCTGGCCGGCGTCCAGGAGCTGGACCTGGCGCGGCTCGCCGAGGGGGAGCGCTGGCTCCTGACCAGCCAGGCGGAGGCGGCCGCCTATGCGGTGGCCGACGCCAATGCCCGCGCGGCCCTGCCCGGCGAGCCCTACGTCATCGAGACGCTGGCCGTCAACGCAGCGGCCGGAGCGCCCCGCCGCCACCCGTGGAGCGGCCGCTGGCTGGCGGACCCCACCGTCAGCGTGCGCGTGACGCTCAACGCGCGCAGCTTCTTCCTGGGCGGTCGCCGGCTTCCGCTCCGCGTCCAGGGGGACGCCAGCGTCATCGAGCGGCCGGGCTTCTGGGAGGATTGA
- a CDS encoding Flp family type IVb pilin, protein RGVSTAEYALLLALVVVVLITSLTTLGRALRDRITELTNTIVGAQ, encoded by the coding sequence GCGCGGCGTCTCGACGGCGGAGTACGCGCTGCTCCTGGCGCTGGTGGTGGTGGTGCTCATCACCTCCCTGACCACGCTGGGGCGGGCGCTGCGCGACCGCATCACGGAGCTGACCAACACCATCGTGGGCGCCCAGTAG
- a CDS encoding pilus assembly protein TadE: MLGLLVLLLVALVDFGAVLNGQLVVAEAARAGGRRAAIDGGASPGAFDVVREQLAAGGLDPAQARIEIWPRHATYGTLVHVRVETERELHNPVSRVSGRNRLRLGSESVGRSERLGDRTGDAW; the protein is encoded by the coding sequence GTGTTGGGCCTGCTCGTCCTCCTTCTGGTGGCTCTGGTCGACTTCGGCGCCGTCCTCAACGGCCAGCTGGTGGTGGCGGAGGCGGCCCGCGCCGGCGGGCGGCGGGCGGCCATCGACGGCGGCGCCTCGCCCGGCGCCTTCGACGTGGTGCGCGAGCAGCTGGCGGCAGGCGGGCTGGACCCGGCCCAGGCCCGGATCGAGATCTGGCCGCGGCACGCCACCTACGGCACGCTGGTCCACGTGCGTGTCGAGACCGAGCGGGAGCTGCACAACCCGGTCAGTCGCGTCAGCGGGCGCAACCGGCTCCGCCTGGGCAGCGAGTCGGTGGGACGGAGCGAGCGGCTGGGCGACCGGACGGGGGACGCCTGGTGA